The following are encoded together in the Humulus lupulus chromosome 5, drHumLupu1.1, whole genome shotgun sequence genome:
- the LOC133834519 gene encoding GCN5-related N-acetyltransferase 10, chloroplastic yields the protein MAHLLRSYPNTSLEFRTGSSYGYSLLRKRAIRENLLTSKEFSSKEISRRNFLVQSCSTAGSTSPAGEVGLVENNETSQRVTNVKVELGCLATEFGWKVRRLAPIGDEIREASHIQAQAFYESAFVFNDFFFELFKAEVLAGLMYKLRNSPQDRYACLVAEAETGGDTSSSDSKQGLVGVVDVTVLRDQNVLNHLPPDSEEYLYISGIAVLESFRRRKIATVLLKACDMVSSLWGFKHLVLRAYEDDFGARELYSNAGYRVISVDPPWLTTWVGRKRRVLMVKQSNLTP from the exons atggctCATTTGCTAAGGAGCTATCCCAACACATCGCTGGAATTCCGTACCGGATCTTCCTATGGATACTCTCTTCTCAGAAAAAGAGCCATCAGGGAAAATTTGCTTACGTCTAAGGAATTTAGCAGTAAGGAAATCAGTAGAAGAAATTTTCTGGTGCAGAGCTGCAGTACTGCTGGCTCTACTTCGCCAGCTGGAGAAGTGGGACTTGTAGAGAATAATGAGACAAGTCAACGTGTGACTAATGTTAAGGTAGAGTTGGGGTGTTTGGCTACTGAGTTTGGTTGGAAGGTCAGAAGGTTGGCTCCAATTGGTGATGAGATAAGAGAAGCATCTCATATTCAAGCTCAAGCTTTTTATGAATCTGCTTTTGTCTTTAACGACTTTTTCTTTGAGTTATTTAAG GCCGAAGTGCTTGCTGGGCTTATGTATAAGCTTAGAAACTCACCCCAAGATAG GTATGCTTGCTTGGTTGCTGAGGCTGAAACTGGTGGTGACACCTCTAGTTCCGATTCCAAACAAGGACTTGTGGGAGTGGTAGATGTCACCGTTTTGAGAGACCAAAACGTACTTAACCATCTTCCACCTGATTCAGAAGAATACCTTTACATCTCAGGAATTGCTGTCTTGGAAAGTTTCAG GAGGAGAAAAATAGCAACTGTGTTGCTAAAAGCTTGTGACATGGTATCGAGTCTATGGGGTTTCAAGCATTTAGTTCTGAGGGCATATGAAGATGATTTTGGTGCCAGAGAACTATACTCAAACGCAGGCTATAGAGTTATTTCAGTGGATCCTCCATGGTTGACCACTTGGGTAGGAAGAAAGCGTCGTGTTCTTATGGTCAAACAGTCCAATCTAACTCCATAG